GGCGGGCTACGTGGTCGTCGCCCCCGAGTTCCCGCTGACCGGGTCCCACGCCCCGGCGAACTCGCAGATCTCGGACTACGTCAACCAGCCCACCGACGTCAGCTTCGTCATCGACCAGATGCTGCGCTTCCCGCCTCCGTCGCTGGTCGGGTCGGTGGACGCCGGCCGCATCGGCGTGGCCGGCCACTCGCTCGGAGGCGCGACGGCCCTGGCGGTGGCCTTCAACAGTTGTTGTCTCGACCCCCGGGTGAAGGCCGCCGTCGTGATGGAGGGCGTACCGCTGCCGTTTTCCGGCGGCACCTACTTCGGTCGAGCGGCGTCTCCACCGGTCCTGTTCCTACAGGGCTCCGCTGACCAGACAGTCGTCCCTGCGACGAGCGTCTCGCTGTTCAACATGGCCCGGCCACCGAAGGCGCTCGCGACCATCGTCGGTGGCACCCACAGCGGACCGTACCAGGGCGACCAGCTCACGCCCCAGGTCGACCTGGTCGCCCGGGTGTCGGTCGCCTTCCTGGACCGGTACCTCGAGGGACGACCAGCCGGAGCCACCCAACTGCGCCAGGCCGTCGCCTCGTCCGCCGGCCTGGCCACGCTGCGCGAGTCGGGCCTCTGAGGTCGGCCGGAGTATCGTTTCCCGGAGAATCATTCGAGGGGTGAACGATCAGCGACGACGATGGGGAATGTGGACAGCCAGCAGGCCGGCGGGCGTCCGGTGGACAACCGGGGAGACAGGCAGGTCATCAGGACCGTCGACCTGACCAAGGTGTACCCGGGCACCGACTTCAAGGCGGTGGACGCGCTCAACCTCTCGGTCGGCACCGGCGAGATCTTCGGCCTCCTCGGCCCCAACGGCGCCGGGAAGACGACGACGGCGGGGATGCTCACCACCAGGGTGATCCCGACCAGTGGCGAGGCCTACGTGGCCGGGATCGACGTCGTCGCCCACCCGGCCCTCACCAAGCAGGTGATCGGTGTGGTGCCGCAGGAGAACACGCTGGACCGGGCCCTCAACGTGTGGGAGAACCTCTTCTACCACGGCCGGTTCTTCGGCATGTCGAGCAAGGAGGCCCGGTCCGCCGCCGACTACATGCTCGGCATGTTCCAGCTCACCAAGTGGGGAGCGGCCTCGGTCTACGCCCTGTCGGGGGGCATGGCCCAGCGCCTCATGGTCGCCCGAGCCATCCTGCACCGGCCGGCGATCCTGTTCCTGGACGAGCCGACGGCGGGCCTCGACCCCCAGAGCCGCATCGCCCTGTGGGAGATCCTCTCCTCGCTGCACGACGACGGGCAGACGATCCTGCTCAGCACGCACTACATGGAAGAGGCGGACCAGCTGTGCGATCGGCTGGCGATCATCGACCACGGCCGCATCCTGGCCCTGGACACGCCCGCAGGCCTCAAGGCCAGCGTCGGGGCCGACACGATCGTCACGGTCAGCGCCAGCGGCGACCTCGGCCCCCTGGCCGACCTGCTCGAGCGTGAGGTCGAGGGCGTGACTCAGACCCAGCAGGTCGACGGCACGGTACGGGTCCATGTCAAAGGGGCCTCGCGCGTCCTGCCCCAGGTGGTGACGGCGGCCGAGCGGGGCGGGTTCGAGGTCAACGACCTGTCGGTCGCCGAGCCCACCCTGGAGACAGTCTTCATCAACCTCACCGGAAAGGAGCTGCGCGACTGATGGCCACGATCAGTGCCGAGGCACCCTCTGGAATCCTGACCCAGCCCACGCGTTCGGCGGTGCGGGCCAGCCGGGCCGCCTTCGTCGCTCTTCTCCAGCGGGACCTGGCCGTCCTGCGCAAGGACCTGGGTCAGTTCGTGGGGCGGACGGTCATCCAACCGTTCCTCCTCGTGTTCGTGTTCCTGTACGTCTTCCCGACGATCGGTCAGGGCATCGGCGGCGGCCGGGGGACGGCGGGCGAGTCGGCGTTCGCCACCATCCTCGTCGCCGGGGTGGTTGGCCTGTCGATCATGTTCCAGGGCATTCAGTCGGTCGCCCTCCCCATGGCGACCGAGTTCGGCTACACCAAGGAGATCCAGGATCGGGTGCTGGCACCGCTCCCGGTGACGCTCGTCGCCGTGGGCAAGGTCACGACCGGTGCGATCCAGGGACTCATCGCAGCCCTCATCGTCTTCCCCATCGCCTCGGTGGTCCATGCCAAGAACGTGTCTGCGCACCTGGCCATCCACTGGCCCGTCGTGGTGACCCTCATCCCGCTTACCTGCGTCATGTGCGCCAGCCTCGGTCTGCTCATCGGCTCGCGGGTCGAGCCCCGCAACATCGGGGCCATATTCGGGTTCCTGGTGCTGCCCATGACGTTCCTGGGTGGTACCTACTACCCCTGGACCACCCTCTCCAGCCTGAAGATCGGCGGATGGTCGTGGCTGCAGACGCTGGTGCTCGTCAACCCGCTCATCTACGTCACCGAGGGATTCCGGGCCGCGCTGACCAAGGCGCCCCACATGCACCTGTACATCATCTATCCAGTGCTGATCGGGTTCTGCGCCGCCTTTCTGTGGTACGGCTTCAAGAACTTTCGCAAGCGGGTGCTCGCCTGAGGTCTAGGGCGCCAGGCGCTCGAGCACCCAGCCGTCACCGGTGCGGCGGTACCGCAGGCGATCGTGGAGCCGATCCTCCTGGTGGTGCCAGAACTCGATCCAGTCCGGCACGACCCGGTAGCCGCCCCAGGTGGGCGGGCAGGGCACGTCTGCGGTGCCGAAGCGCTCCGCGAGCTCGGCGACCCTGTCCTCCAGGACGTGGCGCCCAGAGATGACAGCGCTCTGGTGCGAGGCCCACGCCCCGATCTGGCTGGCACGAGGGCGGGTCCGCCAGTAGTCCTCGGTCTCCTGGCGGGAGACTTCATGGACGGCCCCGCCCACCCGGACCTGGTGGTCGGGAGGCCAGTGAAAGACGAGCGCGGCCCGGGGATTGGCCTCCAGATCCGACGCCTTGGCGCTCTCGTAGCTGGTGTAGAACACGAATCCCCGGTGGTCGACCTCCTTCAACAGGACCACGCGCCCGGACGGCATCCCGTTCGGCGTCCCGGTCGCCACCACCATGGCGTCCGTGGCGGCCTCCTGGTGCCAGAGCCGGAATTGCCGTATCGGGTCGGGGTCGAGATCCGCCTCTCGCAAGATGGCCATGGCACGATTCTGAGCCGCTGGGTGGTGCGAGAATCAAGCACAGGCGTTACAGTGTCCTTGCGGGCCAGAGGGCGGTGGCCACAACAACCGGGGGAGCGGCGATGCCACCGTTGGTCGTAGGCGGCCGATACCAACTTGTCCATAAGCTGGGATGGGGCGGCATGGCGACCGTTTGGCGCGGCGAGGACCTCACGCTGGGCCGCCCCGTAGCGGTCAAGGTGCTTCACGAGGGCCTGGCGCAGGACGGCGGGTTCCGGGGGCGCTTCGAGCGTGAGACGCACCACGCCGCCGTCCTTGCCCATCCGAACATCGTCACCGTGCACGACTCGGGCCGGGACGGCGAGACGCTCTTCATGGTGATGGAGCTCGTCGACGGCCGGTCGCTGCGCTCTGTGCTCTCGTCCGCCGTCGGACCGGTGGCCCTGGCCCACGCGGCGCGCCTCGGTCGCCAGGTGCTGGCCGCGTTGGCGCACGCCCACGGTCGCGGCATCGTCCACCGGGACATCAAGCCGGGGAACATCCTGATCGACAACGACGACGTGGTGAAGGTGGCCGACTTCGGGATCGCCAAGGCGGCGGAGGACACGATGGACCTCAGTCCCGCGGGCATGGTCATCGGCACCGCCGCCTATGTGTCGCCGGAGCAGGCGGCAGGTCGCGTGGTGACGCCGGCCGCGGACCTCTACTCGTTGGGCTGCGTGCTCTACGAGTGCCTGGCCTGCCAGCCGCCGTTCGTAGGACCCAGCGTGCTTGCTGTCGCCCTGAAGCATCACAACGACGCGCCACCGCCGCTGCGGTCCCGGATCCCCACGGTTCCTCCTGAGGTCGAGCGCGTCGTGATGCGCGCACTGGAGAAGGATCCGGCGAGACGGTTCGGGTCGGCCCGGGAGATGGACTCGGCGTGGTCGGAGGCCGCCGCCGACTACTCCTCCAGCCCCTCGCCGATCGGCGCCCACCCCGACGAGCACGCGGGCAACGGTTGGCGGGAGTTCGTCCCCGCGGGACGGACGGCTTCCACCGGCAACATGGAGCAGATCGGCATCGACTGACGGGCGGCCGGCACCGCGTCCGCAGCACGATCTAGTCCGCGACACGCTCCACGTAGTCCTTGACCGCGCAAATTTGCCTGTGGTAACCCGTTCATGGATGACCGATTCGTCGGGAGCCAGCAGGGTTGTCAGGGCTTTCCGGTCCGCCGAGACAGTGGAGGCGCCATGTACCCCTCTCGCTTCGACTACATGGCGCCCGCCTCGCTCGACGAGGCCCTCGCCATCCTGGCCGACCGTGGCGACGAGGCGAAGGTCCTCGCCGGTGGCCAGAGTCTCGTCCCCCTGATCAAGCTTCGTTTCGCCAGCCCTGGGCTCGTCGTGGACCTCAACCACATACCTGGGCTCTCGTACATCGACGAGTCACCGGATGGCTTGCGGGTGGGAGCCCTCACCCGTCACA
This region of Acidimicrobiales bacterium genomic DNA includes:
- a CDS encoding protein kinase, with protein sequence MPPLVVGGRYQLVHKLGWGGMATVWRGEDLTLGRPVAVKVLHEGLAQDGGFRGRFERETHHAAVLAHPNIVTVHDSGRDGETLFMVMELVDGRSLRSVLSSAVGPVALAHAARLGRQVLAALAHAHGRGIVHRDIKPGNILIDNDDVVKVADFGIAKAAEDTMDLSPAGMVIGTAAYVSPEQAAGRVVTPAADLYSLGCVLYECLACQPPFVGPSVLAVALKHHNDAPPPLRSRIPTVPPEVERVVMRALEKDPARRFGSAREMDSAWSEAAADYSSSPSPIGAHPDEHAGNGWREFVPAGRTASTGNMEQIGID
- the pdxH gene encoding pyridoxamine 5'-phosphate oxidase, with the translated sequence MAILREADLDPDPIRQFRLWHQEAATDAMVVATGTPNGMPSGRVVLLKEVDHRGFVFYTSYESAKASDLEANPRAALVFHWPPDHQVRVGGAVHEVSRQETEDYWRTRPRASQIGAWASHQSAVISGRHVLEDRVAELAERFGTADVPCPPTWGGYRVVPDWIEFWHHQEDRLHDRLRYRRTGDGWVLERLAP
- a CDS encoding ABC transporter permease, with translation MATISAEAPSGILTQPTRSAVRASRAAFVALLQRDLAVLRKDLGQFVGRTVIQPFLLVFVFLYVFPTIGQGIGGGRGTAGESAFATILVAGVVGLSIMFQGIQSVALPMATEFGYTKEIQDRVLAPLPVTLVAVGKVTTGAIQGLIAALIVFPIASVVHAKNVSAHLAIHWPVVVTLIPLTCVMCASLGLLIGSRVEPRNIGAIFGFLVLPMTFLGGTYYPWTTLSSLKIGGWSWLQTLVLVNPLIYVTEGFRAALTKAPHMHLYIIYPVLIGFCAAFLWYGFKNFRKRVLA
- a CDS encoding ATP-binding cassette domain-containing protein, which translates into the protein MDSQQAGGRPVDNRGDRQVIRTVDLTKVYPGTDFKAVDALNLSVGTGEIFGLLGPNGAGKTTTAGMLTTRVIPTSGEAYVAGIDVVAHPALTKQVIGVVPQENTLDRALNVWENLFYHGRFFGMSSKEARSAADYMLGMFQLTKWGAASVYALSGGMAQRLMVARAILHRPAILFLDEPTAGLDPQSRIALWEILSSLHDDGQTILLSTHYMEEADQLCDRLAIIDHGRILALDTPAGLKASVGADTIVTVSASGDLGPLADLLEREVEGVTQTQQVDGTVRVHVKGASRVLPQVVTAAERGGFEVNDLSVAEPTLETVFINLTGKELRD
- a CDS encoding alpha/beta fold hydrolase, coding for MIATAILATAALGSCGSGSNGASTTASTASMVAPARRPPAGPFAVGTLVRTLVDTTRPTNAQGGAPAKPSRTLVTTILYPALGPAGPVARPNAPPDTAAGPFPLVVFAHGSSAAPTDFTALLGSWAAAGYVVVAPEFPLTGSHAPANSQISDYVNQPTDVSFVIDQMLRFPPPSLVGSVDAGRIGVAGHSLGGATALAVAFNSCCLDPRVKAAVVMEGVPLPFSGGTYFGRAASPPVLFLQGSADQTVVPATSVSLFNMARPPKALATIVGGTHSGPYQGDQLTPQVDLVARVSVAFLDRYLEGRPAGATQLRQAVASSAGLATLRESGL